From one Caldichromatium japonicum genomic stretch:
- a CDS encoding PilZ domain-containing protein, whose translation MERRTQRRIELRIPVELILPDHKQIHAITRDLSWGGALVQLSEPIQVEVKTLMIILPWSKGKSIRAQAQILRREPLDQSDSLIALRFTSLSPRNQNRLERLLQMLLRHDTKAPQESVPLFRDLEVIVSDPEELRQIFMQLIEGRYTATVFESYEVGQSIRLSIVPNLELPDLHLRARVIGVEKVDLKGYNWTELYNLSLLLEHPKRAIRDFINLVLRQISESESGLSTFSTLSRAPDWLCSVAGAINRALDDNDTSSNLTSYLSEETAQQSYLESEFPEVIQRLIAAWGDVEGFDQIFSRLLLDNCNLPNGWPRHVWAELEFLQELHDLAFGLPERRRGPSKGGRA comes from the coding sequence ATGGAAAGGCGAACCCAGCGGCGGATCGAGTTGCGCATACCCGTTGAGTTGATCTTGCCAGATCACAAGCAGATACACGCCATTACCCGCGATCTCTCCTGGGGCGGCGCCCTGGTCCAGCTCTCTGAACCCATCCAGGTCGAGGTCAAGACCCTCATGATCATCCTGCCCTGGAGCAAGGGAAAATCGATCCGTGCCCAGGCGCAAATCCTGCGGCGCGAGCCGCTCGACCAATCGGATTCTCTTATTGCTCTGCGCTTTACCAGCCTGTCGCCGCGCAACCAAAACCGTCTGGAGCGCTTGCTCCAGATGCTTCTGCGTCATGACACCAAGGCACCTCAAGAATCCGTCCCCCTCTTCCGCGACCTCGAGGTGATTGTCAGCGACCCCGAAGAGCTACGCCAGATCTTCATGCAATTGATCGAGGGGCGCTATACCGCTACCGTTTTCGAGTCCTATGAGGTGGGTCAGAGTATCCGTCTGTCGATCGTCCCCAATCTCGAGCTCCCCGACCTCCATCTGCGCGCCCGCGTGATTGGGGTCGAGAAGGTCGATCTCAAAGGCTATAACTGGACCGAGCTGTATAATCTATCGCTGCTCTTGGAGCATCCGAAACGGGCCATCCGCGACTTCATCAATCTTGTCCTCAGACAGATCTCAGAGTCCGAGTCCGGCCTGTCAACCTTCAGCACCCTGTCCCGTGCGCCCGATTGGCTGTGCTCGGTGGCGGGCGCTATCAATCGGGCGCTGGACGATAATGATACCAGCTCAAACTTAACTAGCTACCTTTCTGAAGAGACTGCCCAACAGTCCTATCTGGAAAGCGAATTTCCGGAGGTCATCCAGCGGCTGATCGCCGCCTGGGGAGACGTCGAGGGTTTCGACCAGATCTTTAGCCGCCTGCTTCTAGACAACTGCAACCTACCCAATGGCTGGCCAAGGCATGTCTGGGCGGAGCTTGAGTTTCTGCAAGAGCTCCATGACCTCGCCTTTGGTTTGCCCGAACGCCGGCGCGGCCCTTCTAAGGGTGGAAGAGCTTGA
- a CDS encoding proline--tRNA ligase translates to MRTSEFPLQTLKETPADAEIVSHRLMLRAGLIRKLAAGLYTWLPLGLRVLRKVECIVREEMDRAGALEVLMPAVQPAELWQESGRWDQYGPELLRFKDRHERDFCFGPTHEEIITDLARNEIKSYKQLPVNFYQIQTKFRDEIRPRFGVMRAREFLMKDAYSFHLDESSLDETYQRMYETYCRIFRRCGLDFRAVRADTGNIGGSDSHEFHVLAASGEDAIAFSNASDYAANVELAEALPPAGPAPLPAEEARLVATPGVRTIAELVESFGIPIERTVKTLVVAAAAEYGGGLIALLVRGDHALNPVKAQKLPQVAKPLRMATEPEIRAAIGAGPGSLGPKDLPIPCIADRSLAVLADFAVGANIDDKHWFGLNWGRDLPLPELADLRNAVDGDPSPDGQGTLTIARGIEVGHIFKLGRKYSAAMKAQVLGEDGRALTMIMGCYGIGVSRLVAAAIEQHHDERGICWPTAIAPFEVALLPLRADKSYRVREATERLYAELKAAGIEVLLDDRDVRAGVMFADMDLIGIPHRLVVGDKGLDTGQVEYKARTAAEPQLVPIAEILGFLRARLSTA, encoded by the coding sequence ATGCGCACCTCCGAATTTCCGCTTCAGACCCTCAAAGAGACACCCGCCGATGCCGAGATCGTCAGCCATCGTCTGATGCTACGGGCCGGTTTGATCCGCAAGCTCGCTGCTGGACTCTACACCTGGCTGCCTTTGGGGTTGCGTGTCTTGCGCAAGGTCGAATGCATCGTGCGCGAGGAGATGGATCGCGCCGGGGCCCTGGAGGTCTTGATGCCAGCGGTCCAACCGGCTGAGCTTTGGCAAGAGTCGGGGCGTTGGGATCAGTATGGCCCAGAATTGCTGCGCTTCAAAGATCGCCATGAGCGCGATTTCTGCTTCGGTCCGACCCATGAGGAGATCATCACGGATCTGGCGCGCAACGAGATCAAGAGCTACAAACAACTTCCGGTCAATTTCTATCAGATACAGACCAAGTTCCGCGACGAGATCCGTCCGCGCTTTGGGGTGATGCGCGCGCGCGAGTTCCTGATGAAGGACGCCTATTCGTTTCATCTCGACGAGTCATCGCTCGACGAGACCTATCAGCGGATGTATGAGACCTATTGCCGGATCTTTCGCCGCTGCGGACTGGACTTTCGCGCGGTGCGCGCCGACACCGGCAACATCGGCGGCAGCGATTCGCATGAGTTTCATGTCCTGGCCGCCTCTGGCGAGGATGCCATCGCCTTTTCCAACGCCAGCGACTATGCCGCCAATGTCGAGTTGGCCGAGGCCCTGCCCCCTGCTGGACCGGCTCCCTTGCCCGCTGAGGAGGCGCGTTTGGTCGCTACCCCCGGGGTGCGCACCATCGCCGAGTTGGTCGAGTCCTTCGGCATCCCCATCGAGCGCACGGTCAAGACTTTGGTCGTTGCCGCTGCTGCGGAATACGGCGGCGGGCTGATCGCCCTGTTGGTCCGCGGCGATCATGCGCTCAATCCCGTCAAGGCCCAGAAACTCCCCCAGGTCGCTAAACCCTTGCGCATGGCCACTGAACCCGAGATCCGCGCCGCGATCGGAGCAGGGCCGGGTTCGCTGGGCCCCAAGGACCTGCCGATCCCCTGTATCGCTGACCGGTCGCTCGCGGTACTGGCCGATTTCGCTGTCGGCGCCAACATCGATGACAAACATTGGTTCGGGCTCAATTGGGGCCGCGACCTCCCCCTGCCCGAGCTGGCCGATTTGCGCAATGCGGTGGATGGCGATCCCAGTCCGGACGGCCAAGGAACATTGACCATCGCCCGCGGTATCGAGGTCGGGCATATCTTCAAGCTCGGACGCAAATATAGCGCGGCGATGAAGGCCCAGGTGCTGGGTGAGGATGGCCGGGCGCTGACCATGATCATGGGATGCTATGGGATCGGGGTCTCGCGTCTGGTGGCCGCCGCGATCGAGCAGCATCACGACGAACGCGGCATCTGCTGGCCGACGGCCATCGCGCCCTTCGAGGTTGCGCTCCTCCCCTTGCGAGCGGATAAATCCTACCGGGTGCGCGAAGCGACCGAACGGCTCTATGCCGAGCTCAAGGCCGCTGGTATCGAGGTCTTACTCGACGACCGCGATGTGCGCGCGGGGGTGATGTTCGCCGACATGGACCTGATCGGCATCCCCCATCGGCTCGTCGTCGGTGACAAGGGGCTGGATACAGGACAGGTTGAATACAAGGCGCGCACTGCCGCCGAGCCTCAGCTCGTGCCCATCGCTGAGATCCTCGGGTTCTTGCGCGCTCGTCTTTCTACCGCGTAA
- the fabA gene encoding 3-hydroxyacyl-[acyl-carrier-protein] dehydratase FabA: protein MDRKEASFNRDELLACGRGEMFGPGNAQLPLPNMLMMDRILRIANFGGAHGKGEILAELDIHPDLWFFQCHFQGDPVMPGCLGLDALWQMIGFYLAWIGNPGHGRALGVGEVRFTGQVLPGAKKVTYHIDMKRVISRKLVLGIGDGIVQVDGRTIYTAHDLRVGLFTSVDSF from the coding sequence ATGGACCGAAAAGAGGCCTCCTTTAACCGCGATGAACTCCTGGCCTGCGGGCGCGGCGAGATGTTTGGCCCGGGCAATGCCCAGCTCCCCTTACCCAATATGTTGATGATGGACCGCATTCTGCGCATCGCCAATTTCGGCGGTGCCCACGGCAAGGGCGAGATCCTCGCCGAGCTCGATATCCATCCTGATCTTTGGTTCTTTCAGTGTCATTTCCAGGGCGACCCGGTGATGCCGGGCTGTCTGGGGCTCGATGCGCTTTGGCAAATGATCGGGTTTTATCTGGCCTGGATCGGCAACCCCGGACATGGACGCGCGCTCGGCGTCGGGGAGGTCCGTTTTACCGGTCAGGTCCTGCCAGGGGCCAAGAAGGTGACCTATCACATCGATATGAAGCGGGTGATTAGTCGCAAACTGGTCCTAGGGATCGGCGACGGGATCGTCCAGGTCGATGGGCGCACCATCTATACCGCCCATGACCTGCGGGTCGGGCTGTTCACTTCGGTGGATAGCTTCTAG
- a CDS encoding DNA polymerase III subunit chi, which yields MPQVEFYSLEPGSRGDRFLMACQIVERLYEAGKRILILCPDRDEARHLDRLLWTFKQESFIPHGLVGAVDASLTPIMISLDGLPSEGYPSLLNLGRDLPSGWERFEQIIDLVDLDPEVREAGRARYRAYRQGGYEPIHQPLSLNG from the coding sequence ATGCCGCAGGTCGAGTTCTATAGCTTAGAGCCAGGTAGCCGCGGCGATCGGTTTCTGATGGCCTGCCAGATCGTCGAGCGGCTCTATGAGGCAGGCAAGCGTATCTTGATCCTCTGTCCAGATCGCGATGAGGCTAGACACCTCGACCGACTGCTCTGGACCTTTAAGCAAGAGAGCTTCATCCCGCATGGACTGGTTGGGGCTGTCGATGCCTCCCTTACCCCCATCATGATCAGTCTGGATGGGCTGCCGAGCGAGGGTTACCCCAGCCTGCTCAATCTCGGACGGGATCTACCGTCCGGCTGGGAGCGCTTTGAACAGATCATCGATCTGGTCGATCTCGACCCCGAGGTCCGAGAGGCGGGACGGGCGCGTTATCGCGCCTATCGGCAAGGCGGATACGAACCGATCCATCAGCCATTGAGTCTCAATGGCTGA